In Drosophila santomea strain STO CAGO 1482 chromosome 2L, Prin_Dsan_1.1, whole genome shotgun sequence, a single window of DNA contains:
- the LOC120450524 gene encoding uncharacterized protein LOC120450524: MSDLHRIFSDLKVYYQPHVQWVDVEDWLYGDEAEDEPLQRRAKKFWSMAMCLQDIGHQETQLQLLRDLSGVIRAMRDENQASYSNTHDNWSSLIGVSPAQGYLAYIYSLVSLVIPPEHVQQAAPTTLNENLNLQLALNAASTYLLTLTIPGAKSFGVFDEDVIEQVLKIFRLLEANNNKSVRANIIWMFFLTICDDLKIVFRYVHFKEHLKPRDRIIRCLLEVIYMNFKVGYQNTCASGLHGKCFELFGEIANEHNGDVYETLHLIMRQTFPMHVYTDSPQIIGAGRRGGTMQHGEHISDWFIQLIDKYPDIVIRILHFYIECVVSNPIKAWKSNDEKVAIGYAAKYDRVLFSKCNKSCADFVLDAVKADDAVGIQTRALDLIEKILLQQSEVEWSIFRYEVSKVPREVLLLREVMRCLNDRTLTVRRKACQVLILALKQGSPMTKKILQESIRFVQFEDTDVEALAEPSVEQNELRFEKPGIVQYAFSFQGHEQLEMEVKNVPQTVYQRFLAADNGLARSAGIALLERLVLVNPLIIYNTNFVKETSLLAVDRLASVRKSALDTIETLLEAYSNCFALICVYCRIWACLMSDEDVALQKLAISSFDRIVLKNIQPLEYSNEPKHFMPWRIISTLLMTQPRAYLQERFAVLLERESIVTPRLVNVIVSHLSTSMATDAWGLLLFLSSRITNNMDALIGIFNGLSSYNMKSNQFLALQLIIGCLGNFSKPALNQLFQKLLNALRTGSIWLGIISSAINLLNQIHHLSTSQSPSMASEVPDWQLSLLEDLTEGILTSARNFQEEHARLQCLLGAYTELIVMVPQDVDNRIVSIVFKYLQECTKLSEAEFDSDNERMTNWMIVIAGRLCLRENHLANTASKLYRTILTKNDRPQIINTTLIALNDLGKKHPSILESNFQAILSKLHSKFAMTRVRTFRCVKDVILSGNIKLKGPILISMLAGLVDESAEVAREADAFFTRYKRLYNKMLFDHCLKECPFDLNGQAVLRGVRTDGNYKSPLKGPQMAKNRRLLYNHIMSSVDENALLLYFGQLKLLAEKTRDSAFINNPGALIVVQDMLFIMRRICFCTKGKGKEKSSRGEGDNSDEGEDGPSEAPPPPPRPEAGEATARGRGRKADLSEEPLKQLERCLRYVEETHRNLQPVMSPELRHTFESFCRALAMRFPNYIEFAQPAQFWQKFRSSKAPKGGRKKRRRMEEDEDESDEDQESESDSDSEMPLDRHKSTPAGSRLSQRKTSCDMLVTELIFQPPDW, encoded by the exons ATGTCGGATTTGCATCGTATTTTTAGTGATTTAAAAGTGTACTATCAGCCGCATGTGCAGTGGGTGGATGTGGAGGACTGGTTGTACGGCGATGAAGCCGAGGACGAACCGTTGCAGCGGCGAGCCAAGAAGTTTTGGTCAATGGCCATGTGTTTACAGGATATTGGCCACCAGGAGAcgcagctgcagttgctccgGGATTTGTCCGGGGTCATACGGGCCATGCGAGACGAGAACCAGGCCAGCTATAGCAACACCCACGACAATTGGTCCAGTTTAATTGGGGTTTCTCCAGCGCAAGGCTATTTGGCGTACATATATTCGCTTGTGAGCCTGGTCATTCCGCCCGAACATGTGCAGCAGGCTGCTCCGACAACGCTGAACGAGAACCTCAATCTGCAGCTAGCCCTCAATGCGGCGAGCACCTACCTGCTCACTCTGACCATTCCTGGAGCCAAGAGCTTTGGCGTCTTCGACGAGGATGTGATCGAACAGGTTCTAAAGATCTTCCGGCTGCTGGAAGCGAATAACAACAAGAGCGTTCGCGCAAACATCATCTGGATGTTCTTCCTGACCATCTGCGATGACCTGAAGATCGTCTTTCGCTATGTCCACTTTAAGGAGCACCTCAAGCCGCGAGACCGCATCATTCGCTGTCTTTTGGAGGTGATCTACATGAACTTTAAAGTGGGATATCAAAATACAT GTGCTTCCGGCTTGCATGGCAAATGTTTTGAGCTCTTCGGGGAAATAGCCAACGAGCACAATGGAGATGTCTACGAAACTCTTCACTTGATAATGCGACAGACCTTTCCAATGCACGTTTATACGGATAGTCCCCAGATAATTGGAGCAGGACGTCGAGGAGGAACGATGCAGCACGGGGAGCACATATCGGACTGGTTTATCCAACTCATAGACAAGTATCCCGACATTGTCATCCGTATCCTGCACTTCTACATTGAGTGCGTGGTTTCCAACCCCATTAAAGCG TGGAAAAGCAACGACGAGAAGGTGGCTATAGGCTATGCAGCCAAGTACGACCGGGTTCTGTTCTCAAAGTGCAACAAATCTTGCGCCGATTTTGTTTTGGATGCCGTGAAAGCAGACGATGCTGTGGGCATTCAAACGCGTGCTCTGGATCTGATCGAGAAGATCCTTTTGCAGCAAAGCGAGGTGGAGTGGAGCATCTTCCGCTACGAGGTGTCCAAGGTACCCAGAGAGGTTCTGCTCCTGAGGGAGGTGATGCGTTGCCTCAACGATCGTACATTAACTGTTCGCCGCAAGGCGTGTCAAGTGCTCATCCTGGCCCTGAAACAAGGATCCCCCATGACGAAAAAAATTCTGCAGGAGAGCATTCGTTTCGTTCAGTTTGAGGATACTGATGTGGAAGCCCTGGCCGAGCCTTCTGTCGAGCAAAACGAGCTGCGTTTCGAGAAGCCCGGAATCGTGCAGTATGCCTTCAGCTTTCAGGGACATGAGCAATTGGAGATGGAGGTCAAGAACGTTCCACAAACGGTGTACCAGCGTTTCCTGGCTGCGGATAATGGTTTGGCGCGATCCGCTGGCATAGCTCTACTAGAAAGACTGGTCCTAGTCAATCCCCTGATCATCTATAACACAAATTTTGTGAAGGAAACCTCCTTGCTGGCCGTGGATCGCTTGGCTTCCGTGAGGAAATCTGCGCTGGATACCATAGAAACCCTGCTGGAGGCCTACTCCAATTGCTTCGCCCTGATTTGTGTGTACTGCCGGATTTGGGCTTGCTTAATGAGCGATGAGGATGTGGCGCTCCAAAAACTAGCTATTTCG AGCTTCGATAGAATAGTTTTGAAAAACATTCAGCCCCTGGAGTATTCCAACGAACCCAAGCACTTTATGCCCTGGCGAATCATCAGCACCCTGCTGATGACACAACCAAGAGCCTATCTCCAGGAGAGGTTCGCTGTCCTACTGGAAAGGGAATCCATAGTGAC ACCCAGGCTAGTAAACGTAATAGTCTCCCACTTATCCACGTCCATGGCCACCGATGCCTGGGGATTGCTGCTGTTCCTGTCCAGCCGCATCACCAACAACATGGACGCACTGATTGGCATCTTCAATGGCCTCTCCTCCTACAACATGAAGTCCAATCAATTTCTGGCCCTGCAGCTCATCATTGGTTGCCTGGGGAACTTCTCCAAGCCAGCTCTTAATCAGCTATTCCAAAAACTTTTGAATGCCCTGCGTACGGGCAGTATTTGGCTGGGTATCATTTCGAGTGCCATCAACCTTCTCAACCAGATCCATCACCTGTCTACGAGCCAGTCTCCTTCGATGGCCTCCGAGGTACCAGACTGGCAGCTCAGTTTGCTGGAAGATCTCACCGAGGGCATTCTGACCAGTGCTCGAAATTTCCAGGAGGAACACGCCCGCCTGCAGTGCTTGCTGGGTGCCTATACAGAGCTCATTGTGATGGTGCCCCAGGATGTGGACAATAGGATCGTGAGCATTGTGTTTAAGTACCTGCAGGAGTGCACCAAGCTCAGTGAGGCGGAATTCGATTCGGACAACGAGCGCATGACCAACTGGATGATTGTGATAGCCGGTCGTTTGTGCCTGAGGGAGAATCATCTGGCCAATACCGCATCCAAGCTGTACAGAACCATTCTGACCAAAAATGACAGACCTCAGATCATCAACACCACCTTAATAGCACTCAACGATCTCGGCAAGAAGCATCCATCCATTCTTGAGAGTAACTTTCAGGCGATTCTGTCGAAGCTGCATTCGAAATTTGCCATGACCAGAGTGCGCACCTTTCGGTGCGTAAAGGATGTGATTCTCTCCGGGAACATCAAGCTTAAGGGTCCCATTCTCATTTCCATGCTGGCTGGTCTGGTGGACGAAAGTGCCGAGGTGGCCAGGGAGGCGGATGCCTTCTTCACGCGCTACAAAAGACTGTACAACAAAATGTTATTTGATCACTGCCTGAAGGAGTGTCCCTTCGATCTGAATGGTCAGGCTGTTTTGAGGGGCGTGAGGACGGATGGCAACTACAAGTCACCTCTTAAGGGTCcacaaatggccaaaaaccGTAGGTTGCTCTACAATCACATTATGTCCTCTGTAGATGAGAACGCGTTGTTGCTTTACTTTGGTCAACTAAAACTGCTGGCAG AAAAAACCAGAGACAGTGCTTTCATCAATAATCCCGGCGCCCTAATCGTGGTTCAGGATATGCTCTTCATCATGCGGCGCATTTGCTTTTGTACtaagggaaagggaaaggagAAGAGTTCTCGGGGCGAAGGCGACAACAGCGATGAAGGTGAAGATGGGCCATCGGAGgcaccacctccaccaccaaGACCAGAGGCAGGAGAGGCAACAGCCAGAGGAAGAGGCCGAAAGGCGGACTTGTCCGAGGAGCCA CTCAAGCAACTGGAGCGTTGTCTTCGCTATGTGGAGGAAACCCATCGCAATCTTCAGCCCGTCATGAGTCCCGAGCTCAGGCACACTTTTGAGTCCTTTTGCCGAGCGCTGGCCATGAGATTCCCCAACTACATTGAGTTCGCTCAGCCCGCGCAGTTCTGGCAAAAGTTTAGATCCTCAAAGGCTCCAAAAGGAGGCAGAAAGAAGCGACGACGCATGGAAGAGGATGAAGACGAGTCCGATGAGGATCAGGAGTCGGAGAGCGACAGTGACAGTGAGATGCCGCTGGACAGGCACAAATCCACGCCGGCTGGCTCCCGCTTGTCCCAAAGGAAAACCAGCTGCGATATGCTTGTTACGGAATTGATTTTCCAGCCACCCGATTGGTAG
- the LOC120450543 gene encoding ubiquinone biosynthesis monooxygenase COQ6, mitochondrial — MLGVLRIQGALASAGQSRLLSARLLASKSSTDMTTSRGESTQSPATEHFDIIIGGGGLVGTTLAAALAKNSTLADKKVLLLEGAPEFRGFNPTGPYQNRVSAINHNSIELFKSIDAWTHIESARYKPVKQMQVWESNTDALIQFQHDNFASDVACIIENDLILDAVYARVKEAANVEILNKARIQCVRLPKDSNSNVSELQLQDGRSFSCDLLIGADGANSVVRKEMNVDVFSLNYDRMGLVATLDLGEDACDNSVAWQRFLPNGPVALLPLTDRLSSLVWSTTNKQAKMLQALPPAEFVDALNEAFCRQYPRVELADKAVQALNSLFGHNATQHQVQYPPRVCGVQDKSRATFPLGFLHASSYVCNGAALVGDAAHRVHPLAGQGVNLGFSDVRFLVESLATGAYAGFKLGDKQHLMKYERKCLAKNVPIMLGVHGLHTLYSTQFSPVVLLRSLGLQLTQNLPPVKNLFMRGAMGQ; from the coding sequence ATGTTGGGTGTACTACGTATCCAAGGAGCGCTGGCTTCGGCGGGGCAGTCGCGTCTTCTATCCGCCCGCCTCCTGGCCAGCAAATCCTCCACTGACATGACCACAAGCCGAGGTGAATCCACACAATCGCCGGCAACCGAGCACTTTGATATAATCATTGGAGGCGGCGGATTGGTGGGAACCACTTTGGCCGCCGCTCTGGCCAAGAATTCGACGCTGGCGGACAAGAAGGTGCTGTTGCTGGAGGGTGCTCCTGAATTCCGTGGATTTAATCCCACTGGGCCATACCAAAATCGCGTATCCGCCATCAACCACAACTCCATTGAGCTGTTCAAGTCCATAGATGCGTGGACGCACATCGAGTCCGCGCGCTACAAGCCCGTCAAGCAGATGCAGGTGTGGGAGTCCAACACGGATGCACTGATCCAGTTCCAGCACGATAACTTTGCCAGCGATGTGGCCTGCATCATTGAGAACGATTTGATCCTGGATGCGGTATATGCGCGGGTCAAGGAAGCTGCCAATGTGGAGATCCTGAACAAGGCCAGAATCCAGTGCGTCCGCTTGCCCAAGGACTCGAACTCCAATGTCTCCGAGCTGCAGCTACAGGATGGACGCTCCTTTTCCTGTGACCTGCTCATTGGAGCGGATGGCGCCAATTCTGTGGTCAGAAAGGAGATGAACGTGGATGTCTTTTCCCTGAACTACGACCGCATGGGCCTAGTGGCCACGCTGGATCTCGGCGAAGATGCCTGTGATAACTCCGTGGCGTGGCAGAGGTTCCTGCCCAACGGACCAGTGGCATTGCTCCCACTAACGGATAGGCTGAGCTCGCTGGTCTGGAGCACCACCAATAAGCAGGCCAAAATGCTGCAAGCCCTTCCCCCGGCGGAATTCGTAGACGCCCTCAACGAAGCCTTCTGCAGGCAGTATCCTCGCGTTGAACTCGCAGACAAGGCTGTTCAGGCTCTCAACTCGCTCTTTGGACACAATGCCACCCAGCACCAGGTGCAGTACCCGCCAAGGGTATGCGGCGTGCAGGACAAGTCCCGTGCCACGTTTCCGCTGGGATTCCTGCACGCCTCGTCGTACGTCTGCAATGGAGCCGCTCTGGTTGGCGATGCCGCCCATCGAGTGCATCCGCTCGCCGGACAGGGAGTCAATCTGGGCTTCAGCGATGTGCGGTTTCTGGTGGAATCGCTGGCAACCGGAGCATACGCTGGCTTCAAGCTCGGCGACAAGCAGCACCTCATGAAGTATGAGCGCAAGTGCCTGGCCAAGAATGTGCCCATCATGCTGGGCGTGCATGGACTGCACACGCTCTACTCCACGCAGTTCAGTCCGGTGGTTTTGCTGCGGAGTTTGGGACTTCAGCTGACCCAGAACTTGCCGCCCGTCAAAAACTTGTTCATGCGCGGCGCGATGGGTCAGTAG
- the LOC120450586 gene encoding glycosyltransferase 25 family member: MNKQVIFGLFLACLLVCISGQDEEDYQEPPTVLVALLVRNKAHILPMFLSYLEQQDYPKERIAYWLRCDHSNDDSIQLLRQWLDNSGDLYHSVNYEFKPEEQSFVNESSPYEWPASRFKHLIALKEEAFQYGRDIWADFVFFLDADVLLTSKDSLTVLTRLQLPIVAPMLISESLYSNFWGGMSEDYYYRRTDEYKEIYHVKKQGSFPVPMVHTAVLVNMNHRAVRNLTFDRNKLVEMQKSRQQDPLYDGPADDIIVFAIWANSSGIPLHICNDIIFGYILQPLEPGDTLDHDIQQLVNLKSIMVNDLGAVPPLLDYFKHLEKKPEKSKLSLDHIFMINLKRRPERREKMERLFDEIGIEAEHFPAVDGKELTTERLLEIGVRFLPGYEDPYHHRAMTMGEIGCFLSHYNIWVMMVRKQLKEVLILEDDIRFEPYFRHNAVRILNQARNVAEYDLIYFGRKRLKEESEPAVTNADNLVHAGYSYWTLGYVITLQGAQKLLAAKPLDKLIPVDEFLPLMFDRHPNKTWTEAFPKRNLIAFSASPLLLYPIYYTGENGYISDTEDSLQISVDTSEEGEARLKSDREQVFDHELDFKLNPELKLGESLSKSHQEL; encoded by the exons ATGAATAAACAAGTTATATTCGGCCTGTTCCTCGCTTGCCTTTTGGTGTGCATTTCAGGACAGGATGAGGAGGATTACCAGGAGCCGCCAACGGTACTGGTTGCCCTGCTGGTGCGCAACAAGGCCCACATACTGCCCATGTTCCTGAGTTATCTGGAGCAGCAGGACTACCCCAAGGAAAGAATAGCATATTG GTTGCGTTGTGATCATAGCAACGATGACAGCATACAGCTATTGCGGCAGTGGCTGGATAACTCGGGGGATCTCTATCACAGCGTAAACTACGAGTTTAAGCCGGAGGAGCAGAGTTTCGTCAACGAGAGTTCACCGTACGAGTGGCCCGCATCGCGTTTTAAACACCTGATCGCTCTGAAAGAGGAGGCCTTTCAGTATGGCCGCGATATTTGGGCTGACTTTGTGTTTTTCCTAGACGCCGATGTCTTGCTCACTTCCAAAGACTCGCTGACCGTCCTCACGCGTCTCCAGTTACCAATTGTGGCTCCCATGCTGATCTCGGAGAGCTTGTACTCCAATTTCTGGGGCGGCATGTCAGAGGACTACTACTATAGGCGCACTGACGAGTACAAGGAAATCTACCACGTGAAAAAGCAAGGAAGTTTCCCAGTGCCGATGGTCCACACAGCCGTTTTGGTGAACATGAACCACAGAGCGGTTAGGAATCTCACTTTCGATAGGAACAAGCTGGTGGAAATGCAGAAAAGCAGGCAGCAGGATCCACTGTACGATGGACCAGCCGACGACATCATAGTGTTCGCCATATGGGCCAATAGTTCGGGCATTCCATTGCATATCTGCAACGATATAATCTTTGGTTACATACTGCAGCCATTGGAGCCAGGCGATACCTTGGACCACGACATACAACAGCTGGTGAACCTCAAGAGCATCATGGTCAATGACCTTGGGGCTGTGCCTCCTCTGCTCGATTACTTCAAGCATTTGGAAAAGAAACCGGAGAAAAGCAAGCTCTCCCTGGACCATATATTTATGATTAATCTGAAAAGGCGACCGGAGAGGCGGGAGAAAATGGAACGGCTCTTCGACGAGATTGGCATAGAGGCGGAGCACTTCCCGGCTGTTGATGGCAAAGAACTAACCACGGAACGGCTGCTGGAGATCGGCGTACGATTTCTGCCCGGCTACGAGGATCCCTACCACCATCGCGCCATGACGATGGGCGAGATTGGCTGCTTCCTGAGCCACTACAACATCTGGGTGATGATGGTGCGCAAGCAACTGAAGGAAGTGCTCATTCTGGAGGACGACATACGCTTCGAGCCGTACTTCCGACACAACGCAGTCAGAATCCTAAATCAGGCCAGGAACGTGGCGGAGTACGATCTCATTTACTTTGGCCGCAAGCGTTTGAAGGAGGAGAGTGAGCCTGCAGTGACGAACGCGGATAATCTGGTGCACGCCGGCTACTCCTACTGGACACTGGGGTACGTTATTACCCTGCAGGGTGCTCAGAAGCTGCTGGCAGCCAAGCCGCTGGACAAACTTATACCTGTAGATGAGTTTCTGCCCTTGATGTTCGATCGTCATCCCAACAAAACCTGGACCGAAGCCTTTCCCAAGCGGAATCTCATTGCCTTCAGTGCCTCGCCACTCCTGCTGTATCCCATTTACTATACAGGCGAAAATGGCTACATTTCCGACACCGAGGACTCGCTGCAAATCAGTGTGGACACCAGTGAAGAGGGCGAGGCCAGGCTAAAAAGCGACCGGGAGCAGGTTTTCGATCATGAGCTGGACTTCAAGCTCAACCCGGAACTCAAGCTGGGCGAGAGCTTGTCCAAGAGCCACCAGGAGCTGTAA
- the LOC120450569 gene encoding cytochrome c oxidase assembly protein COX11, mitochondrial, translated as MLRSLSALRGQCQQLFRSSIRPQNSVHKSQQFWRMKSTDSPEEAARKLRAKSTLYYITAGGVLIVGLSYAAVPLYSIFCQAYSYGGTTSQGHDAEKVEHMKKVEDRVLKIRFNADIGSSMRWNFKPQQYEIKVAPGETALAFYTARNPTDKPVIGISTYNVIPFEAGAYFNKIQCFCFEEQQLNPHEEVDMPVFFYIDPEIMADPALETCDTITLSYTFFEAKEGLKLNFPSYAKPHAASA; from the coding sequence ATGCTGCGCAGCCTTTCTGCCCTCCGTGGGCAGTGCCAGCAGCTGTTTAGGAGCTCCATCCGACCTCAAAACTCAGTCCATAAGTCACAACAATTTTGGCGGATGAAGTCGACGGATTCTCCGGAGGAAGCTGCCCGTAAATTGCGTGCGAAATCCACACTTTACTACATAACCGCCGGCGGAGTGCTGATCGTGGGTCTCAGTTATGCGGCTGTGCCGCTGTACAGCATCTTTTGCCAAGCCTACAGCTACGGAGGCACCACCTCGCAAGGGCACGATGCCGAGAAGGTGGAGCACATGAAAAAGGTTGAGGATCGGGTGCTAAAGATTCGCTTTAACGCCGATATTGGATCCTCCATGCGCTGGAACTTCAAGCCGCAGCAGTACGAGATTAAAGTGGCTCCTGGCGAGACGGCTTTAGCCTTTTACACGGCCCGGAATCCCACGGATAAGCCGGTTATTGGCATTAGCACGTACAATGTGATCCCCTTCGAGGCGGGCGCCTATTTTAACAAAATCCAGTGCTTCTGCTTCGAGGAACAGCAACTGAATCCTCACGAGGAAGTGGACATGCCCGTATTTTTCTACATCGATCCCGAAATCATGGCAGATCCGGCGCTGGAGACCTGTGACACCATCACCCTTTCGTACACCTTCTTTGAAGCCAAGGAGGGCCTGAAACTGAACTTCCCCAGCTATGCAAAACCCCATGCGGCAAGTGCGTGA